A window of the Cicer arietinum cultivar CDC Frontier isolate Library 1 chromosome 6, Cicar.CDCFrontier_v2.0, whole genome shotgun sequence genome harbors these coding sequences:
- the LOC101512561 gene encoding protein STRICTOSIDINE SYNTHASE-LIKE 3-like, whose protein sequence is MLHAFVFSLSNKMSLARGTAVVFLLFALYCGLDPFEHSPIAKFPDFEAKKVDIPPWSEVPNDTDKQNLLQNSEIKFLNQVQGPESIVFDPLGRGPYTGLADGRILFWNGQSWFDFAYTSPNRSLCTPIEAATPFSYVKTEHICGRPLGLRFDKKTGELYIADAYLGLMKVGPEGGLATSLATEAEGVPLRFTNDVDVDTEGNVYFTESSTIYQRRNFIQLVFSGDDSGKVLKYNPTTKETTVLVRNVQFPNGISLSKDGSFFVFCEGAIGRLRKYWLKGEKAGTSEILAILPGYPDNVRVNENGDFWVALHCRRYMYAYLNGLYPRIRKAILKLPIPTKIQYLFQIGGKQRGVIVKYSPEGKLLQILEDSEGKVVRAVSEVEEKDGQLWIGSVLMPFIAVYKL, encoded by the exons ATGCTTCACGCTTTCGTTTTCTCTCTTTCAAACAAGATGTCTCTTGCTCGAGGCACTGCTGTTGTTTTCCTCTTATTTGCTCTATACTGCGGTTTGGACCCATTTGAACACAGTCCAATTGCGAAATTTCCTGATTTTGAGGCCAAGAAGGTTGACATACCACCATGGTCTGAGGTTCCTAATGACACTGACAAACAAAACTTGCTGCAGAATTCTGAGATTAAGTTTTTGAACCAAGTTCAAGGACCTGAGAGTATTGTTTTTGATCCTCTTGGTCGTGGTCCTTATACTGGTCTTGCTGATGGTAGGATCTTGTTTTGGAATGGACAATCTTGGTTTGATTTTGCTTACACCTCGCCCAATAG GTCACTATGCACTCCCATTGAAGCTGCAACACCATTTAGTTATGTGAAGACTGAACACATCTGTGGAAGGCCTTTAGGACTCAGATTTGACAAGAAAACTGGTGAATTGTACATAGCAGATGCATATCTTGGGCTCATGAAGGTGGGACCCGAAGGTGGTTTAGCAACATCGCTTGCAACCGAGGCTGAAGGCGTGCCTCTGAGATTTACTAATGATGTTGATGTTGATACTGAAGGAAATGTTTATTTTACAGAAAGCAGTACTATTTACCAGAGGAG GAATTTCATTCAGCTGGTATTTTCTGGAGATGATTCTGGAAAGGTTTTGAAATACAACCCTACAACAAAGGAAACCACTGTTCTTGTGAGGAATGTTCAATTCCCAAATGGTATTTCCTTAAGCAAAGATGGCTCCTTCTTTGTTTTTTGCGAAGGGGCTATTGGCAG GCTACGTAAATATTGGCTAAAAGGCGAAAAAGCTGGAACTTCAGAGATCTTAGCCATTCTACCTGGATATCCTGATAACGTACGAGTGAACGAAAATGGCGATTTTTGGGTGGCTCTTCATTGTCGACGATATATGTATGCGTACCTTAATGGTTTGTATCCAAGGATAAGGAAAGCTATACTCAAGCTTCCTATACCAACAAAAATTCAATACTTGTTTCAAATAGGAGGCAAGCAACGTGGTGTGATTGTGAAGTATAGTCCTGAAGGTAAATTGTTGCAGATATTGGAGGATAGTGAGGGAAAAGTTGTTAGAGCAGTGAGTGAAGTTGAGGAGAAAGATGGTCAACTTTGGATAGGAAGTGTTCTTATGCCTTTTATTGcagtttataaattataa